Proteins encoded by one window of Serratia nevei:
- a CDS encoding Slp family lipoprotein — MLIRTASKKLSLLAVACGALVLTGCVTVPDAIKGSSPSPVTQLSSVQNAPNLFTGAEARFGGTVVNVANEQGRTVLEIAAVPLDSGARPILGEPSRGRLLATVNGFLEPVDFKGQLVTVVGPITGLKEGRIGMTPYRFVTMNVTGFKRWHLVQQVVMPPAPMGPWGWRGGPWGPGWGAGYGWYNPGPAQVQTIVTE, encoded by the coding sequence ATGTTAATCCGCACTGCAAGTAAAAAGCTGTCGCTGCTGGCCGTCGCCTGCGGCGCGCTGGTTCTTACCGGGTGCGTCACCGTACCGGATGCGATCAAAGGCTCCAGCCCCTCGCCGGTGACTCAGCTTTCCTCGGTACAAAATGCACCGAACCTGTTTACCGGCGCGGAAGCCCGCTTCGGCGGCACCGTGGTCAACGTCGCCAACGAGCAAGGGCGCACGGTGCTGGAGATTGCGGCGGTGCCGCTCGACAGCGGTGCGCGGCCGATACTGGGCGAACCGTCGCGCGGCCGCTTGCTGGCCACGGTAAACGGCTTCCTCGAACCGGTTGATTTCAAAGGCCAGTTGGTGACCGTCGTCGGCCCTATTACCGGGCTGAAAGAGGGGCGGATCGGCATGACGCCGTATCGCTTCGTGACGATGAACGTGACCGGTTTCAAACGCTGGCATCTGGTGCAGCAGGTGGTGATGCCGCCGGCGCCGATGGGCCCCTGGGGCTGGCGTGGTGGCCCGTGGGGACCCGGTTGGGGGGCAGGCTATGGCTGGTATAACCCTGGCCCGGCACAGGTGCAAACCATCGTAACCGAGTAG
- a CDS encoding bifunctional 4-hydroxy-2-oxoglutarate aldolase/2-dehydro-3-deoxy-phosphogluconate aldolase, with product MKNWKTSAEQILTAGPVVPVIVINKLEQAVPLAKALVAGGVRVLEVTLRTACGLEAIRAIANEVPEAIIGAGTVINPQQLREVTEAGAQFAISPGLTEALLQAATAGPIPLIPGISTVSELMQGMDHGLREFKFFPAEANGGVKALQAIGGPFPQVRFCPTGGITPNNYRDYLALKSVLCIGGSWLVPADALENGDYARITELARSAVSGAAL from the coding sequence ATGAAAAACTGGAAAACCAGCGCCGAGCAGATCCTGACGGCGGGACCGGTGGTGCCTGTTATCGTGATCAACAAGCTGGAGCAGGCGGTGCCGCTGGCGAAAGCGCTGGTTGCCGGCGGCGTGCGGGTGCTGGAGGTGACGCTGCGCACCGCCTGCGGGCTGGAGGCTATCCGCGCTATTGCCAACGAGGTGCCGGAGGCCATCATCGGCGCCGGTACGGTGATCAATCCGCAGCAGCTGCGGGAGGTGACCGAGGCGGGGGCGCAGTTCGCCATCAGCCCGGGGCTGACCGAAGCCTTGCTGCAGGCGGCGACGGCGGGGCCTATCCCGCTGATCCCGGGCATCAGCACCGTTTCCGAGCTGATGCAGGGTATGGATCACGGCCTGCGCGAATTCAAATTCTTCCCGGCGGAAGCCAACGGCGGCGTGAAGGCGCTGCAGGCGATCGGCGGCCCGTTCCCGCAGGTGCGTTTTTGCCCGACCGGTGGCATTACGCCAAACAACTACCGCGATTATTTGGCGTTGAAGAGCGTGCTTTGCATCGGCGGTTCCTGGCTGGTGCCGGCGGATGCGCTCGAAAACGGCGACTATGCGCGCATCACTGAACTGGCGCGCAGCGCCGTCAGCGGGGCTGCGTTGTAA
- a CDS encoding MurR/RpiR family transcriptional regulator encodes MNTLDKIQSHLELLSKSERKVAEVILASPQTAIHSSIATLARMADVSEPTVNRFCRRLDTKGFPDFKLHLAQSLANGTPYVNRNVEEDDSVDSYTSKIFESVMASLDTVKANLDIAAINRAVDLLTQAKKISFFGLGASAAVAHDAMNKFFRFNIPVVYFDDIVMQRMSCMNSGEGDVVVLISHTGRTKNLVEMAHLARENDATVLAITSRDTPLAQAATLPLLLDVPEDTDVYMPMVSRIAQLTLIDVLATGFTLRRGAKFRDNLKRVKEALKESRFDKGVVIPNSFDS; translated from the coding sequence ATGAATACGCTGGACAAAATCCAGAGCCATCTGGAACTCCTGAGCAAATCTGAAAGGAAAGTCGCCGAGGTGATCCTGGCCTCCCCACAGACCGCCATTCACTCCAGCATTGCCACGCTGGCGCGCATGGCCGACGTCAGCGAACCTACCGTCAACCGCTTTTGCCGCCGCCTTGATACCAAAGGCTTTCCCGATTTCAAACTGCACCTCGCCCAAAGCCTGGCTAACGGCACGCCCTACGTAAACCGTAACGTTGAGGAAGACGACAGCGTCGATTCCTATACCAGCAAGATCTTCGAATCGGTCATGGCCAGCCTGGATACAGTAAAGGCAAATTTGGATATTGCCGCAATCAATCGTGCGGTTGACCTGCTCACCCAGGCAAAAAAGATCTCTTTCTTCGGCCTGGGCGCCTCCGCGGCGGTGGCGCACGACGCGATGAACAAATTTTTCCGCTTCAATATCCCGGTGGTCTACTTCGATGACATCGTCATGCAACGCATGAGCTGCATGAACTCCGGCGAAGGCGACGTGGTGGTGTTGATCTCACACACCGGCCGCACCAAGAATCTGGTGGAGATGGCCCACCTGGCGCGAGAAAACGACGCCACGGTATTGGCTATCACCTCGCGCGACACCCCGCTCGCTCAGGCGGCGACCCTCCCTTTGCTGCTCGATGTGCCCGAAGACACCGACGTTTACATGCCGATGGTGTCGCGGATCGCGCAATTAACGCTCATTGACGTGCTCGCCACCGGATTTACCTTGCGTAGAGGGGCTAAATTCAGAGATAACTTGAAGCGGGTCAAAGAAGCGCTCAAAGAATCGCGCTTTGATAAAGGGGTGGTCATTCCCAACAGTTTTGACTCGTGA
- a CDS encoding leucine-rich repeat domain-containing protein, which yields MLHQHTPAASGDELDLDGHGLTQLDESPLAGHALRKISLYDNQLTAFPASIFRHRNLRVLNISCNQLDRLPPEIGQLQQLEMFDFGHNRASELPEELGQLHRLKYLYLSDNGFSDLPRSLAQLQQLIYLNATDNRLAVLPQAIPRLAALQELRLYNNRIGSLPAEIGQLRALRELHIMKNALTSLPAEMAQLGELEILDAANNAIAELPLAFCRLPRLSELNLRFNQLTRLPENIGQLTALRSLDLRANRLSDLPESLGELSRLRKLDLRWNDFTRTPKVVDILRARGCLVHI from the coding sequence ATGCTCCACCAACACACTCCCGCAGCGAGCGGTGATGAGCTCGATCTCGACGGCCACGGCCTGACGCAGCTCGACGAGTCGCCGTTAGCCGGCCACGCGCTGCGCAAGATTAGCCTGTACGACAATCAGCTGACGGCCTTCCCCGCCTCGATCTTCCGGCACCGAAATCTGCGGGTGCTGAATATCTCCTGTAATCAGCTCGACCGCCTGCCGCCGGAGATTGGCCAGCTGCAACAGCTCGAGATGTTCGATTTTGGCCACAATCGCGCAAGCGAACTCCCCGAAGAACTGGGGCAGCTGCATCGGTTGAAATACCTCTATCTGAGCGATAACGGCTTTAGCGATCTGCCGCGCTCGCTGGCGCAGCTGCAGCAACTCATCTATCTCAATGCGACCGACAACCGCCTGGCCGTTTTGCCTCAGGCGATACCGAGGCTTGCGGCATTGCAAGAGCTGCGTTTATACAACAATCGCATCGGCAGCCTACCCGCCGAAATTGGGCAACTGCGCGCGCTGCGCGAACTGCATATCATGAAAAATGCCCTGACTTCGCTGCCGGCGGAAATGGCTCAGCTCGGTGAGCTGGAGATACTCGACGCAGCTAACAATGCCATCGCCGAGCTGCCGCTGGCCTTCTGCCGGCTGCCGCGGTTGAGCGAGTTGAACCTGCGTTTCAATCAGCTGACGCGTCTGCCGGAAAATATCGGCCAGCTGACGGCGCTGAGAAGTCTGGACCTGCGCGCCAACCGCCTGAGCGACCTGCCGGAAAGCCTCGGCGAACTGAGCCGCCTGCGCAAGCTGGACCTGCGCTGGAATGATTTCACCCGCACGCCTAAAGTCGTCGACATCCTGCGGGCTCGCGGCTGTCTGGTGCACATCTGA
- a CDS encoding ATP-dependent DNA helicase — translation MTDDFATDGALAQAIKGFKPREPQRQMAQAVTEAINFKQELVVEAGTGTGKTFAYLAPALRADRKVIISTGSKALQDQLYARDLPTVAKALKYKGKLALLKGRSNYLCLERLEQQSMAGGELVGQTLIDLVQLRKWSSQTKEGDISTCSEVAEDSFVWPLVTSTNDNCLGSDCPLYQDCFVVKARRRAMDADVVVVNHHLFLADMVVKEGGFAELIPEAEVMIFDEAHQIPDIASQYFGQQLTSRQLLDLAKDITIAYRTEVRDAAQLQKSADRLSLSTQDFRLNLGEPGFRGNLRDVLGEPNVQRALLLLDDALELCYDVMKLSLGRSALLDAAFERATLYRVRLKRLKAVTEPGYSYWYECNSRHFVLALTPLTVADRFREMLDDKPGSWIFTSATLSVNDQLGHFTERLGLTKAKTLLLPSPFDYAKQALLCVPRFLPSPNQPGGARQLARMLRPLIEANNGRCFFLCTSHQMMRELAEEFRATMTLPVLLQGETSKGQLLAQFVAAGNALLVATSSFWEGVDVRGDALSCVIIDKLPFTSPDDPLLKARIEDCRLRGGDPFNDVQLPDAVITLKQGVGRLIRDTDDRGVLVICDNRLVMRPYGEVFLNSLPPTPRTRDLKQAIAFLQAADASAT, via the coding sequence GTGACAGACGATTTTGCAACAGACGGCGCCTTGGCGCAGGCTATCAAGGGATTCAAACCGCGTGAGCCGCAGCGGCAGATGGCGCAAGCCGTTACCGAGGCGATCAATTTCAAGCAGGAGCTGGTGGTCGAAGCCGGCACCGGTACCGGCAAGACCTTCGCTTATTTGGCGCCGGCGCTGCGCGCCGATCGTAAAGTGATCATCTCGACCGGTTCGAAAGCGTTGCAGGATCAGCTGTATGCGCGCGATCTGCCTACCGTCGCCAAGGCGTTGAAGTACAAAGGCAAGCTGGCGCTGCTGAAGGGGCGCTCCAACTACCTGTGTCTGGAACGGCTGGAGCAGCAGTCGATGGCCGGCGGCGAACTGGTGGGGCAGACGCTGATCGATCTGGTGCAGCTGCGCAAGTGGTCGTCGCAGACCAAAGAGGGCGACATCAGCACCTGCAGCGAAGTGGCGGAAGACAGCTTCGTCTGGCCATTGGTGACCAGCACCAATGACAACTGCCTGGGCAGCGACTGCCCGCTGTATCAGGATTGCTTCGTGGTCAAGGCGCGTCGCCGCGCGATGGATGCGGATGTGGTGGTGGTGAACCATCACCTGTTCCTGGCGGATATGGTGGTGAAAGAGGGCGGTTTCGCCGAGCTGATCCCGGAAGCCGAGGTGATGATTTTCGACGAGGCGCACCAAATCCCCGACATCGCCAGCCAGTATTTCGGCCAGCAGCTCACCAGCCGCCAACTGTTGGATCTGGCGAAGGACATCACCATCGCCTACCGCACCGAGGTACGCGACGCCGCTCAACTGCAAAAAAGCGCCGACCGTCTCAGCCTGAGCACGCAAGATTTTCGCCTGAATCTGGGCGAGCCGGGTTTTCGCGGCAATCTGCGCGACGTGCTCGGCGAACCCAACGTGCAGCGCGCTCTGTTGCTGCTCGATGATGCGCTGGAGCTGTGTTATGACGTGATGAAGCTGTCGCTGGGGCGTTCGGCGCTGCTGGACGCCGCCTTTGAACGCGCCACGCTGTACCGCGTGCGGCTCAAGCGGCTGAAGGCGGTGACGGAGCCGGGCTACAGCTATTGGTATGAATGCAACTCGCGCCACTTCGTGCTGGCGCTGACGCCGCTGACGGTGGCCGATCGGTTCCGCGAAATGCTGGACGACAAGCCGGGAAGCTGGATCTTTACCTCGGCCACGCTGTCGGTCAATGACCAGCTGGGTCATTTCACCGAACGGCTTGGGCTGACCAAGGCCAAAACGCTGCTGTTGCCGAGCCCGTTCGACTATGCCAAACAGGCGTTGCTGTGCGTGCCGCGCTTTTTGCCTTCGCCGAATCAGCCCGGCGGGGCCCGCCAGCTGGCGCGCATGCTGCGGCCATTAATCGAAGCCAACAACGGCCGCTGCTTCTTCTTATGCACCTCGCACCAGATGATGCGCGAGTTGGCGGAAGAGTTCCGCGCCACCATGACGCTGCCGGTGCTGTTGCAAGGGGAAACCAGCAAAGGGCAGCTGCTGGCGCAGTTCGTCGCCGCCGGTAACGCGCTGCTGGTGGCGACCAGCAGCTTCTGGGAGGGGGTGGACGTGCGCGGCGATGCGCTGTCCTGCGTCATCATCGATAAACTGCCGTTTACTTCACCGGACGATCCGCTGCTGAAGGCGCGCATTGAAGATTGCCGCCTGCGCGGCGGTGACCCGTTCAATGACGTGCAGTTGCCGGATGCGGTCATCACCTTGAAACAGGGCGTCGGCCGCTTGATCCGCGACACCGACGACCGCGGCGTGCTGGTGATTTGCGATAACCGTCTGGTAATGCGGCCTTATGGCGAGGTGTTTCTCAACAGCCTGCCGCCCACGCCGCGCACCCGCGATCTGAAGCAGGCCATCGCCTTCCTGCAGGCCGCCGATGCGTCGGCCACGTGA
- the zwf gene encoding glucose-6-phosphate dehydrogenase, with protein sequence MAVTSTAQACDLVIFGAKGDLARRKLLPSLYQLEKAGHIHPDTRIIGVGRAEWDKKAYTEVVKEALGTFMKEKLDDELWATLSARLDFCNLDVNDSKNFTKLGKMLDQKHRTTINYFAMPPSTFGAICKGLGEAKLNHEPARVVMEKPLGTDLASSRVINDQVAEYFNESQVYRIDHYLGKETVLNLLALRFANSLFASNWDNRTIDSVQITVAEEVGIEGRWGYFDQAGQMRDMIQNHLLQILTMIAMSPPADLTTDRIRDEKVKVLRSLRRIDQTNVRETTVRGQYTAGFVQGKKVPGYLEEEGANKSSSTETFVSIRVDIDNWQWAGVPFYLRTGKRLPTKCSEVVVYFKNPPLNLFSDSYQQLPQNKLTIRLQPDEGIEIQVLNKVPGLDHKHRLQTTKLDLSFSETFNQEHVADAYERLLLETMRGIQALFVRRDEVEEAWKWVDSIMDAWKADNEAPKPYQAGTWGPVASVAMITRDGRSWNEFE encoded by the coding sequence ATGGCGGTAACCTCTACAGCCCAGGCGTGTGACCTGGTTATTTTCGGCGCGAAAGGTGATTTGGCGCGCCGTAAGCTGCTGCCTTCCCTGTACCAGTTAGAGAAAGCCGGACACATCCACCCGGATACGCGGATCATCGGCGTCGGCCGCGCGGAGTGGGATAAAAAAGCGTATACCGAAGTGGTCAAGGAAGCGCTTGGCACCTTCATGAAAGAAAAACTGGATGACGAACTCTGGGCCACGCTGAGCGCACGCCTGGACTTCTGCAATCTGGACGTCAACGACAGCAAGAACTTTACCAAACTGGGTAAAATGCTGGATCAGAAACACCGCACCACCATCAACTACTTCGCCATGCCGCCAAGCACCTTCGGCGCCATCTGCAAAGGGTTGGGCGAAGCCAAGCTGAATCATGAGCCGGCGCGCGTGGTAATGGAAAAGCCGTTGGGCACCGATCTGGCGTCCTCCCGCGTGATCAACGATCAGGTGGCGGAGTACTTCAACGAATCCCAGGTTTACCGTATCGACCACTATCTCGGCAAAGAGACGGTGCTGAACCTGTTGGCGCTGCGTTTCGCCAACTCGCTGTTCGCCTCCAACTGGGATAACCGCACCATCGATTCGGTGCAGATCACTGTGGCGGAAGAGGTGGGCATCGAAGGGCGTTGGGGTTACTTCGACCAGGCCGGCCAGATGCGCGACATGATCCAGAACCACCTGCTGCAGATCCTGACCATGATCGCCATGTCGCCGCCGGCGGATCTGACCACCGACCGTATCCGCGACGAAAAGGTGAAGGTACTGCGCTCGCTGCGCCGTATCGATCAGACCAATGTACGGGAAACCACCGTGCGCGGTCAGTACACCGCCGGTTTCGTCCAGGGCAAGAAAGTGCCGGGTTATCTGGAAGAGGAAGGGGCGAACAAGAGCAGCAGCACCGAAACCTTCGTCTCCATCCGCGTGGATATCGACAACTGGCAGTGGGCCGGGGTGCCGTTCTACCTGCGTACCGGTAAACGTCTGCCGACCAAATGCTCGGAAGTGGTGGTGTACTTCAAAAACCCGCCGCTTAACCTGTTCAGCGATTCTTACCAGCAACTGCCGCAGAACAAGCTGACCATCCGCCTGCAGCCGGACGAAGGCATCGAAATTCAGGTGCTGAACAAGGTGCCGGGGCTGGATCACAAGCACCGTCTGCAGACCACCAAGCTGGACCTGAGCTTCTCGGAAACCTTCAACCAGGAGCACGTGGCGGACGCCTACGAGCGCCTGCTGCTGGAGACCATGCGCGGCATTCAGGCGCTGTTCGTGCGCCGCGATGAAGTGGAAGAAGCCTGGAAGTGGGTCGACTCCATCATGGACGCATGGAAAGCCGACAACGAGGCGCCTAAGCCTTATCAGGCGGGCACCTGGGGGCCGGTGGCCTCGGTGGCGATGATCACCCGCGACGGCCGTTCCTGGAACGAGTTCGAGTAA
- the mdtI gene encoding multidrug/spermidine efflux SMR transporter subunit MdtI — translation MQQFELYHIGFLGLAIVLEIIANIFLKMSDGFRKIWLGLLSLLSVLGAFSALAQAVKGIDLSIAYALWGGFGIAATIAAGWIMFGQRLNAKGWIGLALLLTGMVILKLS, via the coding sequence ATGCAACAGTTTGAGTTGTACCACATTGGGTTCCTGGGACTGGCGATCGTGCTGGAAATCATCGCCAACATCTTCCTGAAGATGTCGGACGGCTTCCGTAAAATTTGGCTGGGGCTGCTGTCGCTGCTGTCGGTACTCGGCGCGTTCAGCGCCCTGGCGCAGGCGGTGAAGGGCATCGATCTGTCGATCGCTTATGCGCTGTGGGGCGGTTTCGGTATCGCCGCCACCATCGCCGCAGGCTGGATCATGTTCGGCCAGCGGCTGAACGCCAAAGGCTGGATTGGCCTGGCGCTGCTGCTGACGGGGATGGTGATCCTCAAACTGTCCTGA
- the mdtJ gene encoding multidrug/spermidine efflux SMR transporter subunit MdtJ, producing MIYWIFLGLAIMTEIIGTLSMKYASVNGGMIGHIVMYVMITASYVLLSVAVKRVALGVAYALWEGIGILFITLFSVLWFDEPISALKVLGLATLIAGIMLVKSGTRKERKQVSPRGDNHATV from the coding sequence ATGATTTATTGGATCTTTTTAGGTTTGGCCATCATGACCGAAATCATCGGCACCTTGTCGATGAAATACGCCAGCGTCAATGGCGGCATGATCGGGCACATCGTGATGTACGTGATGATCACCGCGTCTTATGTGTTGCTGTCGGTGGCGGTAAAACGCGTGGCGCTGGGCGTGGCTTATGCGCTGTGGGAAGGCATCGGCATTTTGTTCATTACCCTGTTCAGCGTGCTGTGGTTCGACGAGCCGATCTCGGCGCTGAAGGTGCTGGGCCTGGCGACGCTGATCGCCGGCATCATGCTGGTGAAATCCGGCACCCGCAAAGAGCGAAAACAGGTCAGCCCGCGAGGTGACAACCATGCAACAGTTTGA
- the tsaB gene encoding tRNA (adenosine(37)-N6)-threonylcarbamoyltransferase complex dimerization subunit type 1 TsaB: protein MSTRILAIDTATEACSVAVWNQGEIHALFELCPREHTQRILPMVQQVLAESGLALNQLDALAFGRGPGSFTGVRIGIGIAQGLALGADLPMIGVSTLQTMAQGAWRVSGAERVLAAIDARMGEVYWGQFERQVDGSWLESEGEAVLSPAQALERAQRLQGEWAHVGTGWQTYPDLVNGSTLSVRDGQMLLPQAQDMLPLALYAWEQGLAVAVENAEPTYLRNEVTWKKLPGRE from the coding sequence ATGTCCACGCGAATTTTAGCGATCGATACCGCGACGGAAGCCTGTTCCGTCGCCGTCTGGAATCAAGGCGAAATCCACGCCCTGTTTGAGCTGTGCCCACGCGAGCATACGCAACGAATTTTACCTATGGTACAGCAGGTGCTGGCGGAATCCGGTCTGGCGCTCAACCAGCTCGATGCGCTGGCCTTCGGTCGCGGCCCCGGCAGCTTTACCGGGGTGCGCATCGGCATCGGCATCGCTCAGGGCCTGGCGCTGGGTGCCGATCTGCCGATGATTGGCGTTTCTACGCTGCAAACCATGGCGCAGGGCGCCTGGCGCGTCAGCGGCGCGGAGCGCGTGCTGGCGGCGATCGATGCGCGTATGGGGGAAGTCTACTGGGGGCAGTTCGAACGCCAGGTGGACGGCAGCTGGTTGGAAAGCGAAGGCGAGGCCGTGCTGTCGCCGGCGCAGGCGCTGGAGCGTGCGCAGCGCCTGCAGGGCGAATGGGCCCACGTCGGCACCGGCTGGCAAACCTATCCCGACCTGGTCAACGGTTCAACCCTGAGCGTACGCGACGGCCAAATGCTGTTGCCGCAGGCGCAAGACATGCTGCCGCTGGCGCTATACGCCTGGGAACAGGGGTTGGCGGTGGCGGTGGAAAACGCCGAGCCCACCTATCTGCGCAATGAAGTGACCTGGAAGAAACTGCCGGGCCGCGAGTAA
- a CDS encoding RidA family protein, whose translation MNIERIDPDQRWSEAVVHNETVYYTSVPENLDDDATAQTANALAAIDVLLARVGSDKSRILDATIFLANTADFAAMNAAWDAWVVAGSAPVRCTVQAQLMNPKYKVEIKIIAAL comes from the coding sequence ATGAATATCGAAAGAATTGATCCCGATCAGCGCTGGTCCGAGGCCGTAGTGCACAACGAGACCGTTTACTACACCAGCGTGCCGGAAAACCTGGACGACGACGCGACCGCGCAGACCGCCAACGCCCTCGCCGCCATCGACGTGCTGCTGGCGCGCGTCGGTTCGGATAAAAGCCGTATTCTGGATGCCACCATCTTCCTGGCCAACACCGCCGACTTCGCCGCGATGAACGCCGCCTGGGACGCCTGGGTGGTCGCCGGCAGCGCGCCGGTGCGCTGCACGGTGCAGGCGCAGCTGATGAATCCGAAGTACAAGGTGGAAATCAAAATCATCGCCGCGCTGTAA
- the pyk gene encoding pyruvate kinase translates to MSRRLRRTKIVTTLGPATDRDNNLEKIIAAGANVVRLNFSHGSPEDHQARADKVREIAAKLGRHVAILGDLQGPKIRVSTFKEGKIFLNVGDKFLLDANLSKGEGDKEKVGIDYKGLPADVVPGDVLLLDDGRVQLKVLEVQGMKVFTEVTVGGPLSNNKGINKLGGGLSAEALTEKDKADIVTAAKIGVDYLAVSFPRTGEDLNYARRLARDAGCNAKIVSKVERAEAVCSDEAMDDIILASDVVMVARGDLGVEIGDPELVGIQKKLIRRARTLNRAVITATQMMESMITNPMPTRAEVMDVANAVLDGTDAVMLSAETAAGQYPAETVAAMARVCLGAEKIPSINVSKHRLDVQFDNIEEAIAMSSMYAANHLKGVTALIAMTESGRTALMMSRISSGLPIFAMSRHEHTLNLTALYRGVTPVYFDSHKDGVIAANEAVNRLRDKGFLVSGDLVIVTQGDVMETVGTTNTSRILRVE, encoded by the coding sequence ATGTCCAGACGGCTCAGAAGAACCAAAATCGTTACCACCCTGGGTCCGGCTACAGACCGCGACAATAATCTGGAAAAGATCATTGCCGCCGGCGCCAACGTAGTTCGGCTTAACTTCTCCCACGGCAGCCCGGAAGACCACCAGGCTCGCGCTGACAAAGTGCGTGAAATCGCCGCCAAACTGGGACGTCACGTCGCTATCCTCGGCGATCTGCAAGGGCCGAAAATCCGCGTATCCACCTTCAAGGAAGGCAAAATCTTCCTCAACGTGGGCGATAAATTCCTGCTGGACGCCAACCTGTCAAAAGGCGAAGGCGATAAAGAAAAAGTCGGTATCGACTATAAAGGCCTGCCTGCCGACGTGGTGCCGGGCGATGTCCTGCTGCTCGACGACGGCCGCGTTCAGCTGAAAGTGCTCGAAGTTCAGGGCATGAAAGTGTTTACCGAAGTCACCGTCGGCGGCCCGCTGTCCAACAACAAGGGCATCAACAAACTCGGCGGTGGCCTGTCGGCCGAAGCGCTGACCGAGAAAGACAAGGCAGACATCGTGACCGCCGCCAAGATTGGCGTCGATTACCTGGCGGTCTCCTTCCCGCGTACCGGTGAAGACCTGAACTATGCTCGTCGCCTGGCGCGCGACGCCGGCTGCAACGCCAAGATCGTGTCCAAGGTTGAGCGCGCCGAAGCAGTCTGCAGCGACGAAGCGATGGACGACATTATTCTGGCCTCCGACGTGGTCATGGTTGCCCGTGGCGACCTCGGCGTTGAAATCGGCGATCCGGAACTGGTCGGCATTCAGAAGAAACTGATCCGCCGCGCCCGTACCCTGAACCGCGCGGTGATCACCGCGACCCAGATGATGGAGTCGATGATCACCAACCCGATGCCGACCCGCGCCGAAGTCATGGACGTGGCCAACGCCGTACTGGACGGCACCGACGCCGTTATGCTGTCGGCGGAAACCGCCGCCGGCCAATACCCGGCGGAAACCGTGGCGGCGATGGCGCGCGTTTGTCTGGGCGCCGAGAAGATCCCAAGCATCAACGTCTCCAAACACCGCCTGGACGTGCAGTTCGACAATATCGAAGAAGCGATTGCCATGTCTTCGATGTATGCCGCCAACCACCTGAAAGGCGTTACTGCGCTGATCGCCATGACAGAGTCCGGCCGCACCGCGCTGATGATGTCGCGCATCAGCTCCGGTCTGCCGATTTTCGCCATGTCGCGTCATGAGCACACGCTGAACCTGACCGCGCTGTATCGCGGCGTGACGCCGGTGTATTTCGACAGCCACAAAGACGGCGTGATCGCCGCCAATGAAGCCGTCAATCGCCTGCGCGACAAAGGCTTCCTGGTCTCCGGCGATCTGGTGATCGTCACCCAGGGCGACGTGATGGAAACCGTCGGCACCACCAATACCAGCCGTATCCTGCGCGTCGAGTAA